A segment of the Lathamus discolor isolate bLatDis1 chromosome 9, bLatDis1.hap1, whole genome shotgun sequence genome:
ctattttaaaataccacaAGAGGTAACATTTTTATGTTAGGGGAGCTGATACTTGTAGTACCTCGAGGAAAGCccagctttctctttcctcttctggaGAATGACACGCAAAATAACTTCCAGTATTGTTGAATTGGTTCTTAAGCCTTTAAGGCCAAACAGTACTGCTGCAGCCTCTTAAATGCGGTCACCTGGGGTAAATGAGAATGCAGTTTTGTCAAATGATGACTGTATCAAGCCTGTAACTTTTGGGTCAGTGACCTCGACTCTCTTCCATAGCTTCAGTCTTGATCTGAAGCCAGGCAAGGAGCAGATTTCTAAAATCAAAACTTGATGCAATATTTTTATGTAGATTAAAGTTCCTTCATGGACAAACACCGCTCCTGACTTCTACCTGGAggcctgcctttggcagccactgCTGTCTGAGCCCACtggctgctgcaagggctgccaaGGAGAGGTCTTCTatctgtgtttctgctgcagtttcCCTCTTTGGGAAgatcagaaataagcaaaaatagAGTATTTTAGCAAAGAGGTATGTGTTACTGTCAATGCACGTGTTCCAGGTTGAAAGCAGTATGCATTGCTCTGCTTCAGATAACCAGCGAACCTCAGAGGGCTGTGGGGCcagtggggctggagctgaGGTGCCTTTACATGCCATAGCTTTCAAATCTGCATTTGGAAGCCTGGGAGGCTGTTAAGAGTTTCAGGTTTGGAAATGGAGGTTGGATTGTGTAATGAAACTGCTCGCTTGTTTAGGAAACTTTGTGTCTCTGTAAAATAATACGTGACTGTTGTTAATTCACAGGCTAAAAAGTCAGATTCCTGAAATTAAACAGACATTAGAAATTTTAAAAcacatgcagaagaaaaaggtaaacTTATTTTGAATATCTATGAGTATGAGAAAAGCTAACTACGTTTCCACCCTGACAGAACACATTGCAAGAAATGTTTTGGAGAGCACACTTAATATGCCTTTATAAATAGCAGAATTGTTTTTAAAGGTATGTAGTACTTCCTGGAAGCTAGTTCAAAACCTGCTTGTAATACAGACTGTTAGCAGTGCATAGATTGCAGCTAAGCTTTGACTTCATCTATTATTTATAGAGATTTCTGTATTGCttttaaatacatctttttaaaatgctttattctTGGAGCTCTGACTTTAATGTTGAAGTACAATTGCATAGAGCTCCACCAAAGTTAATACTGTTGCAATggcaaaaaagcagaaaagtgtgCTCTTTACTGTAAGTTTTATGTCTTTGACATAAGTTTCCAGTGAAAAATAGCAATTTTAAGTTTTATCATTTGTCTTAAGGATTCCACAAATCCAATGGAAACCAGATTTTTATTGGCAGATAATCTCTACTGCAAAGCTTCAGTTCCTCCTACAGATAAAGTTTGTTTGTGGTTGGGGGTAAGTAAAATGGAACTTTCTCTGAAACTGTTTAAATAACTTACCAAAGGCTTACAGAAGACGGTGTTTGTTGCTGTCTCACCTGTACTTCTAGTGGCTATGGGCATCATTCTGTTCATGTGTGCACAGTGGAGCTGCCCCTGTCAGAAGGGCAAATCTCACAAAGACATTTCAGCACGGTGGTCAAGGTTTCATGTTGGATTTATTTGGTGCTGAACAGCAAATACTTCAGAGAATTGTAATTTTGCTGGTTGGCTCTTTCCAGAAAGCACATTGGTGAATGTTTTCCTTACCTCCTCTATTGCTTGGTGGTTCAAATTAACCATCCAGCATTGCTTGGGGTGGGAATGTGTCCAGCAAAATAACTTCAGTTTGGCAACCAGCTTCCCATCTTCTGCGATATTGGTATTTAGCatcttgctttcccttttcaagCATGTTTTTAGGGAAAGATGGGGTTTCTGTTACTCACAGGTACCTGCCAGCGTTTAGCGTGCTAGAGACTGGTGGGATCAGAGctcaaaatacagatttctagGTACTTAAGTGATACCAGGTTGGGATATTTTGTATTCAAAGGCTTCCTATATGTGGAGATAACCTGCTAATGCTATTTTGATACTTCTAAATCTGGGATGTTCCTAAACCCCTGTGTTGGCTGCCAAACCAAACCACTTGGTTACAACAGACACATTGTTGACCTGTGCACCATCTGGGCTGATTGGGCAGTTACTCCCAGCCTCTCATACTTATTTCTTTGTCATAAAGAGGGATTTGTCTGACACCTCTTGCTTTTAGGAGACTGTCTTCAGGATTCACATTGACTTCCAGGGAGCATCCCAGGTTTATTTTGTAACAGAGTATCAGAGAAAGTTCATCCTGTTGATGGTTTGTATGGAAAAGCTGTAATGAAATGCCACAAGCAGGATTATATTTAGGTGTTCTTGGCCTTCTGCCTTTATCTCCTTGTTGCTTACAGTCTGCATGTTGGGCTCTGTGCATTACTATTTTTTGGGAAACTCTTCTGGTTATTTCAGGAGAagaatggctgattccctcttGCAGCTCCATGCAGCATCTCTGGGATCACGTCTGGTTAGTAGCACATGGCTGCTCAATGCACAGTTCTCAGATGGGACAAAGCTTCATTGGGGCATCTTCATACTGCTCTTTTATCTCTTCATGTGGCAGCTTCTCATTGACACAAAGATTCATAGGTCAGAAACCTCTGTGGTGAAGGAAAGGACTCTTACACGAATTGTATCTTGAAATACCTGTAATACTTCTTGTTAATGACCTGAGGCTGTTTGTTTGTCAGTGTTCCACACAGATCCCAAGGTTAATCTTGAATGCAACAAAAACTGTTTCTAGAGTCACGTGGCTCTTGAAAGGTGCTTCTAAGAAATGTGAAGTCTCTTTTCAAATATGGTGGAGATGCTGATACCTGAAAGGCTGAATGCAGCCCACAGGGAGAGAAGTCCCTTGTTGCTTAGCTATAGGACAAGAACCTTTTTTAAGTCACTAGAGGGATTTATTACAGTTAAGGCAGTGGCAGAGGCCTTGAGTGGATTCTGGCACTGTTTGTCCCGAATCTTGTTGCCTTGACCTGTCAGGACAGCTTTCTGTTAATGTGCTAAGTTATAAACAACAGCTTGAAATAAGCCTGCTATGGCTTTTTCCTTACAATGCAAGGGTAACAGCTTTTACCAATCTTTCTTGTTTTAGGCCAATGTGATGCTTGAATATGATATTGATGAAGCTCAGGCTCTGTTAGAAAAGAATTTGTCAACAGCCACAAGAAACCTTGACCTTCTAGAGGAAGACCTGGATTTTCTTAGAGACCAGTTCACCACTACAGAAGTCAGTATCCTTTTCTTTGTTGGCGGGGGAAGAGGTGCATGGGCAAGCTAACACTGGAAAGTACCAGTTTCCTGATGTTTTTATCTGAGACTGGCCGTCCTTAGGATTCTGTAGCACTCCAGGAGCTTCACCTTTTCCTAGCAGCGGAAGGggacattttgttttcagtgctgagGCTATAGGTGTAGCAAGGCTTGCGTTTGTGGTTGCAGAACTAGACTGGGAGTGACTGGAAGCGTGGATCTGTGCAGTGGACTGATGGCCAGGTGGCCATTTCAAAGCTAAGTGACCCTTCCTCTCTAGAGCATGTTGCTCTTTGATCTGTTGCTCATGATACCCAATTCAGCTGTGTCCATGTTCTCCAAGCCATgcaagccctgctgcagcaagcTTGGTGCTGCTTAGGCATTGCTTAACTTGGGGTTTATGTCTTTGTACACTGGTGAGGGCAGCCATCAGCTGAAGCGTTAGATGTAGTGAACAAAGGCACAACTGCTTATTTTTTCAAGTTGATACTTAAGCTGTCTTAGTGCTGCAGGAAGTTACGGGTACCTGAAATAGGCAAAGAGCTGATACAGACAGGGCAACTGACATCAGGAAGGAGTGGCTGTGAGTAAAACTGAACGTGTGTTTCTCTGGAGTATCTTTTTGGAGGTTTTTAAGTGAATGACATGAATGCTGCAGTTAGTTGTTAGTATATTCCTGTGTGTTAAGGCTTTGTACCAAGCCAGCTCTTTCATTAAATGGTTTCTGTATTGACAGTTACAAGTCAGTGAAGCGTGGCCAAGTCTCTAACCTGCTTTCccccttttctgtctttcctttctgAATGCACGAGCTCTTTCCTTAATTCCACACTCTCAGATATGGCTAGAGTTTATAATTGGGAtgtaaagagaagaaacaagcaaGACCCTTCCAAAAACAAAGCGTAGTTTTGCCAATTTTAAATGTGGTTTCAATTtccaagtattttttatttaaacaccCCCAAAGTTCATTCTCAAGGGACTGAGTTACTTTAAGCATTTCAGTAAAGGGTAAAATGTATAAAAACTAATGGTGAccaccattttatttatttgtaaactCAAAATTTGGTTTCATGCATGCTTCAGGAAATGAATTATTTGAAAAGGCACCACGGAGTCCAGCAAAGGACAGAGGATTTTGATCAGACCAGTCTGTCAGAACTAAATTTCTACCTGAGAGCTTGTCTGAGAAGCTGAGGGGCATGCATGAAACGAGTctggcactggagcaggggtTTACTTTTTCATCTCTGTGTACAGATGATGGAGTTAAAGGTGACTTGGGCTGGGAGATGTGCAGCTGCGATGTGCtaggaaacagagaaaacagagtgAAGTCTTGGATTTTGTTTCAGTCAGTTAACAGGCAGCGTCACTCGGTGAGCATGCCCGGATATCCACAGTGGATAAATGTGGTTTTATTACCAATGGGTTAGTTAACCGCCTGTTACTGAACTCAGCACTTTGCACACAAGACTTTGTGACCTCTCTGCAGAGAGGAGTGGTGAATGAGCCGCACAGGCTGCGTCAGGGCCGCAGGCGATCTCTCCCCTTCGTTCTCATACCCATGCGCACGCTGCCGACTTCTACAAACGCCTTGAACAAGGACCCAAAGCACTGGTAGCCTGTAAACAACCCCCACTTCTGGTCCCTTAGACAAGATGGGTCACCCCCTCTCACAGCCTCCCAGTGGTGAAACCTGTATCGGGTGAGGGTGTGTTACTGAGGCCCCACTGCTGGTGTCAACAGTTGGAGTCTTTACTGGGGCTTTCCGGCGCCTTGCAAGATTGTTGCCTTTTACCTCTGCAGTTTctttctaaactgaaatgctCAGTGGTGATGTCAGTGGCTAAATACTCACATTCTGTGACTGAGAATACAGGTTTCgctgcaaaataaatgcaaatgttaACTGTTCGGTCTTCATGTAAGAAACAATATACCTGTAAATTTTTTGTACTTTTATTTCATGATATTAAAATAGTAAAACTAAGCAGTTGTGGCAAACAGCTGGTTTTGTGCATCTTTCCTTGCGAGATGTCACGGATCTCGTGTGATTTTGTTTCCCTCCCTTCATGCTGTGTGtgtatgcgtgtgtgtgtgtggaaatgcagttgaagcagcagagatgaaaagTGGAGCCGCTGAACAGCGGCTCAAATGAAACGGGGCGTGTGAGTCAGCACATCTGAATTAGCGACCCCACAGCTCTGTGGCTGTGAAAGtgcaagagctgcagggacgGGCAGAACCCAGGGACATCCTTACCCCCAGCCGCAGGGAGCTCCTGGGCTTGGTTCATCCGTACCTGTCGTGCAGGGAGATGCTGTTTGTTCCTGCGGCTCCGGCTGTGCCAGAGAAACATCTGGATCAAATGCATTCTGTGACTAACAGGTACGTGGGGCTGCCAGGCTTGGCTGGGcatggggctgctcagcccaCGGGCTGCTGTGTCGCCCTGTGCAAGAGCATCAGCACTGACGGGAAGGGCAGCTGCAAACACGTCCTGCTTTCTCCTGCAATTTTCTCTTCAATTTGGATTAATGAGCTCCCAGCAGGCCAAAGCATGCTCCCGCTGGCTGGTCCTCGGGCAGCCAGcgcctgcctgtgctgggcacaaTGAGATGATGAGTTAAGTGTTTCTGCAGGAAGCAAATACTGTGTGCAGCTGACAGTGCCCTAATGGTgacagtgctggagctggggctgctcagtTGGTTCAAAAAGTATCAGGCTTGGGATTGGCGTAGGAGGTGGCTCTGGCCATAGTGGTTTGGGTGTTTGTTTGATATGAAGTAagtaaaaacccaaacctcgTAGACAAGAAGTCATTCTTCCCTTGTCCAGCATCGCTCTGCCCTTTCCTGTCAAGTCTTTGTTACTCCGAGGGAGAGCAGGTCAGTGTGCGGCAGCTGTggtggcactgctgctgcccaggggcTGAGGTTGGGTTTGGCTACTACTGAAGGGTGCAAGGGGTTGGTCTGAGGTTGGTTTTATGGCTGCTGTTGCCAGGAGTACTTGTTCATTGTTGAGCCAGTCCATGTTAGCTTTTCCCTCACACTGTGCTATAGAAGTGCAGGACGCAGACCGCTTACAGGTAAAGGacagaggagagggaggaaaaaaaaccccaccaacgtTTCTTTACAAGTTTTGAACTTCACATTATCACGGAGTAGTCATTTTGCTAAATACAAGCATGTTTTCAATCACATACAGACAGCTAAATACAGCAGTATTTTCACATTTCGTTACAGTGCATAACAAAGCGGAAAGTGTATCGTACGCTTTTATTCCAGAGGGTCTGAGCAGTTGCAGACTAACATGCAGATTGGTTTTAATGTGTGGTGCAGACCACAGAAAGTAGCTTTCTcttaggtttatttttttctctttttgtcctAGAGTAAAAGAGCTCCTGACCTTTGTCCTGTGAAAGGTGGCACCTGCTGATTTCTCTAAGCCCCTCTTGCACTAGAAGTCAAAGCATTAAAACCAGTTGTTAGAAAAGAATTCGTAGCATACCCTATAAGTTCTTCATCTTAGAAAAAACATTCCAAATTTTGTACAGATGAATCTACATTTCCTATGTTTGAATAAGCTGTCTAGAAAATGCaaggaattagaaaaaaagatgtagaTAATGATTTCTCTATCATTTAATATAACCATTTATTACCTCTAAGTAGTTAAGACCGCGtacattttcttctgcactgTTCCTCTTTAGAATCATGATCCTTGTGTTTTAAATTGAAGACTTACTCTGGAGGCCTGCATGCACTGACTGATGTGGGCTTTCTGGAATTTCTCTCTGGGAGCAGTAAAGGGGAATGTCCAAAACCTATTAAATAAAACAGTGGTTGTCTCATGAAAAGCGATCTTTCTCATACTGGCCAGGTTTCTGCACAGCAAATTACAGAGTTTTACTATTGTTAAAGCACCATTTGATCCAGCTTCTCACTGCTGTTAGTGCAGCACCCTCAGTGAGGTGGCCCAGGACAATCGGTGAATGGCTGGACCCTGAACCACCAAACTGGCTT
Coding sequences within it:
- the VBP1 gene encoding prefoldin subunit 3 isoform X5, encoding MKQPGNETADVVLKKLDEQYQKYKFLELNLAQKKRRLKSQIPEIKQTLEILKHMQKKKDSTNPMETRFLLADNLYCKASVPPTDKVCLWLGANVMLEYDIDEAQALLEKNLSTATRNLDLLEEDLDFLRDQFTTTEVNMARVYNWDVKRRNKQDPSKNKA
- the VBP1 gene encoding prefoldin subunit 3 isoform X4; the encoded protein is MAAASSNEAGCGEAAAGGRRGPLGIPEAVFVEDVDSFMKQPGNETADVVLKKLDEQYQKYKFLELNLAQKKRRLKSQIPEIKQTLEILKHMQKKKDSTNPMETRFLLADNLYCKASVPPTDKVCLWLGANVMLEYDIDEAQALLEKNLSTATRNLDLLEEDLDFLRDQFTTTEVNMARVYNWDVKRRNKQDPSKNKA